GGAGGGAAAATGATGGACAAAATTGCCAGCTTTTGCGTGGATCACGATAAACTGATGCCAGGAATTTACCTTTCCCGGATCGACGGCGACATCGTCACCTATGACATCCGGATGCGCAGGCCGAACATCCCGCCTTTTCTGCCGAACCCGGTCATGCACACCATCGAGCACCTGTTCGCCACTTTCGCGCGCAATTCCCGGTTCGGGGATCACGTGATCTATTTCGGCCCGATGGGCTGCTGCACCGGCTTTTATTTTCTGGTGCGCAATCTGAAGCACGAGGATGCCATTGCGCTGATCCGCGATATCTTTTCCAAAATATCGGTCTATACCGGGGAAATCCCCGGCAGGGCCAAAAAAGAATGCGGGAATTATCTGGAACACGACCTTACGGGGGCCGTGGAGGAGGCCAAACGGTTTCTGCCCGTCATCGAGGATTGGAGCCCTGAAAAGCTGAAATATTGACGACCTGTTTGAAAAAATCAGGGAACTTGTCTATTTGGCTGAACTTGCACCGCTCGTCGTCAAAAATGCTCGGAATATGGAAGAAATTCCTTGCTTTTTCTTCTTCGATGCAATTTTATCCCGGAAACCCGTCGCTTTTTATGGATCGAATCCGGCCAGGCCCACATCCGAAAATTTGATTAAATTGTAAATTTTTCCCAAAAGGTTGCAAATTGAATGCATTTGTATTAGAATAAAGGAGAACATTACAATTTTGTAACCAATTTTATGAATTTTCGGATGAAAGGACTGGTGAGATGCAGCTTTCCAGCTCCAATGAAATGGTTCAGGAATACGCAACATGGGGCTGTCGTTTTTTATACGTTTCAGGGATACAGTCGGTCCGGATTTTAAAAAGAATCCGGCGTCGGAGCATTCGTTTTTTTACACCGGTATTCCATCTTGCCGTCATTCTTTACGCGAGAACCGCCGGCCGGCAGATCGAAAAGCTGAAAGAGAGGATCCGCGTTTTCCGGGAGAATTTTCACCGCGACGGGGAGCATCTGAAAGAGTTGACCGATCAGCTGACCGTACCGGGGGCAAGGGGGCGGATCCAGCAGGCCGGCCTTCACTTTGTGATCCGGAAAAAGCTGGTCTGCTCCGTTTTGAATATCGCCGCTCCGGTTCTGGCGGCTTTTGCCCTTCTTGGAACCGTCAATTACTGGAAAAATATGGATTACGGCCTGACCTTGACTTACGGCGGCCGCGAAATTGCCGCCATTCAGGATGAAACCGTTTTTGAAAAAGCCACGGAAATGGTGAACCAGCGGATGGTTTACGATACCGCCGCGACGGCGAACATCAAGATCAGCCCGGTTTTTGCTCTTTCCGCCATGGACCGTACCCGGTATTTCGCCCCCAGCACCCTTTGCGACAGGATCATTCAACAATCCAACGGGATTATTGAAGAGGGAAGCGGGCTGTATGTGGATGGAAAACTGATCGGCGCCGTGAAAAGCAGCGCCGACCTGACCTATATTCTGCAGAATATCCTGAACACCGCCCGCGGCTCCGATCTGAACACCAAGGTATCGTTTGCGCAGGATGTCCAGACGATCAACGGGCTGTTCCCGACCGCCAGCATTATCAGCGCGGAGGAAATGAACCAAAAGCTGACCGGCACCACGCAGCAGACCGCGGCGTATACGGTGCAGGATGGCGATACGGCGACCGCTATTGCGGCGCGGTATAACCTTTCCCTTTCCGAACTGAACCGCCTTAACCAGAACCAGGTCGGCGATTCCCTTCAAATCGGCATGCAGGTGAAGGTTCAGACTCCCGAGACGCTGCTCAGCGTAAAGGCCGTCAGGAAAGAAACGTACCAGACCGCGCTTCCCTATAAAACGGTGACCCAGAAGGATGACAGCCAGTATACCGATTACACCAAAGTGACGACGGAGGGGAAGGACGGCGTTCAGGAGTGTACGGATGAAGTGACGTATGTCGACGGCGCCGAAGTGTCCCGCAAAACCCTGTCCAAAAAAGTGGTCACTCAGGCCGTTGACAAAAAGATCGTCACCGGCACGAAAAAGCGCCCCAAGTACAGCGGCGCGGGGGAAAGCAGCGGCTCTTTGATGTGGCCGGTGCCGTCCATCCACACGATCACCAGCTATTTTGCCTGGCGGTGGGGCACCATGCACACCGGCATCGACATTTCAGGCGGAAATTCCTATGGCAAAACCATTGTCGCGGCAGACGGCGGCGTCGTTTCCTATGTCCGGTACAGCTCCTCGGGCTACGGCAACCATCTTCAGATCAACCACGGGGACGGAACCGCCACGCTGTATGCCCATACAAGCAAGATCCTTGTCTCTTCGGGACAAAGGGTTTCAAAAGGTCAGCCGATTGCCCTGATTGGAAGTACGGGCGACTCGACCGGTGCGCATCTTCATTTCGAAGTGATCAAAAACGGACAGAAGGTCAATCCCTTGAACTATGTCAGCCGTTAATTTTGATTGTAAGCGTTCCGTGTTCTCTGCGGAACGCTTATTTTCTTTTTGGAATAAATTTTTACAATTTTTTTGTTGCTTATTGACTTTTATTCCATCGTGTATTATTATCATTAGGAGCGCAAAATAGGTTTAAGTCAACTCCTTTGTGCTTATTTTTTTGCCGATATTTTCCTTGATTTCAACCAAATGGACATCCATTTGTAAATAAAATATCATCCTTTTTATTCCAGAGGCTTTTTTATGACAATACTATCTTTTAATATTATGATTGGAGCGTGCCGCATTGGATAAATTTGTAATTACTGGTGGCAATCGGCTGACCGGCGAGGTAACCATCAGCGGTGCAAAGAATGCCGCGATTGCAATTATTCCGGCCGCCATCCTTTCGGATGGCGTCTGCCGGATCGAAAATATCCCGAACATTACGGATGTGACCGCGATTACCCGAATTCTGTACGATATGGGGGCAAAGATCCGGCACGTCAACAAGTCCACGT
This window of the Ruminococcaceae bacterium BL-6 genome carries:
- the luxS gene encoding S-ribosylhomocysteine lyase produces the protein MMDKIASFCVDHDKLMPGIYLSRIDGDIVTYDIRMRRPNIPPFLPNPVMHTIEHLFATFARNSRFGDHVIYFGPMGCCTGFYFLVRNLKHEDAIALIRDIFSKISVYTGEIPGRAKKECGNYLEHDLTGAVEEAKRFLPVIEDWSPEKLKY
- a CDS encoding Peptidase M23 — translated: MQLSSSNEMVQEYATWGCRFLYVSGIQSVRILKRIRRRSIRFFTPVFHLAVILYARTAGRQIEKLKERIRVFRENFHRDGEHLKELTDQLTVPGARGRIQQAGLHFVIRKKLVCSVLNIAAPVLAAFALLGTVNYWKNMDYGLTLTYGGREIAAIQDETVFEKATEMVNQRMVYDTAATANIKISPVFALSAMDRTRYFAPSTLCDRIIQQSNGIIEEGSGLYVDGKLIGAVKSSADLTYILQNILNTARGSDLNTKVSFAQDVQTINGLFPTASIISAEEMNQKLTGTTQQTAAYTVQDGDTATAIAARYNLSLSELNRLNQNQVGDSLQIGMQVKVQTPETLLSVKAVRKETYQTALPYKTVTQKDDSQYTDYTKVTTEGKDGVQECTDEVTYVDGAEVSRKTLSKKVVTQAVDKKIVTGTKKRPKYSGAGESSGSLMWPVPSIHTITSYFAWRWGTMHTGIDISGGNSYGKTIVAADGGVVSYVRYSSSGYGNHLQINHGDGTATLYAHTSKILVSSGQRVSKGQPIALIGSTGDSTGAHLHFEVIKNGQKVNPLNYVSR